In Microbacterium esteraromaticum, the following proteins share a genomic window:
- a CDS encoding SDR family NAD(P)-dependent oxidoreductase: MALTAHSTIGEWLNDPIGGDLIRGLLAQSGADAAQLTPVLGLPLQQLIVMSQGAMPQSVVDDLVRAVNGGEIPADDESAGWTESITPGRFAGKTVIVTGAASGIGRATASRIAREGGRVVAADISADKLDALTTDLAGHDVVTVAGDLTQQASIDAVIAAAGDCIDALANVAGINDDFSPAGETTDAVWDRVIAINLTAPFKLMRAVLPIMEAAGRGAILNVSSEAGLRGNASGNAYTASKHGVIGVTKSAAFIYGPKGIRVNSVAPGGVATGIPMPPNMSEYGSGRLGPFQQAIPTVATAEHLAASITFLLSDDAVNINGAVLASDGGWSVQ, from the coding sequence ATGGCCCTGACCGCACACTCCACCATTGGCGAGTGGCTGAACGATCCGATCGGCGGCGACCTCATCCGGGGCCTGCTCGCGCAATCGGGTGCCGACGCCGCGCAGCTCACCCCCGTGCTCGGCCTGCCGCTGCAGCAGCTCATCGTCATGAGCCAGGGCGCGATGCCGCAGTCCGTCGTCGACGACCTCGTCCGCGCAGTGAACGGCGGCGAGATTCCCGCTGACGACGAGAGCGCCGGCTGGACAGAGAGCATCACCCCCGGCCGCTTCGCAGGCAAGACCGTGATCGTCACGGGCGCAGCATCCGGAATCGGTCGCGCCACGGCATCCCGCATCGCCCGCGAGGGCGGCCGCGTCGTCGCCGCCGACATCTCGGCCGACAAGCTCGACGCCCTCACGACCGACCTCGCCGGCCACGATGTCGTCACCGTCGCCGGAGACCTGACCCAGCAGGCATCCATCGACGCCGTCATCGCCGCCGCCGGTGACTGCATCGACGCCCTCGCCAACGTCGCCGGCATCAACGACGACTTCTCGCCCGCAGGCGAGACCACCGACGCCGTCTGGGATCGCGTCATCGCCATCAACCTCACCGCGCCGTTCAAGCTCATGCGAGCGGTGCTGCCGATCATGGAGGCCGCAGGGCGCGGCGCCATCCTCAACGTCTCGAGCGAGGCGGGCCTGCGCGGCAACGCATCCGGCAACGCCTACACCGCCAGCAAGCACGGCGTCATCGGCGTCACGAAGTCGGCCGCGTTCATCTACGGCCCCAAGGGCATCCGGGTCAACTCCGTCGCCCCGGGCGGCGTCGCCACCGGCATCCCGATGCCGCCGAACATGTCGGAGTACGGCTCGGGTCGCCTCGGGCCCTTCCAGCAGGCGATCCCCACCGTCGCAACGGCAGAGCACCTCGCCGCATCGATCACCTTCCTGCTGAGCGACGACGCCGTCAACATCAACGGCGCCGTCCTCGCCTCCGACGGCGGGTGGTCGGTGCAGTAA
- a CDS encoding DNA/RNA non-specific endonuclease, whose protein sequence is MADGYDPDFLTVRVPLPASALEAHELTYPHFSVLLAAERRLATVTAVNIDGALLRDLPRSGDWRLDPRVPESAQTGPEVYARNDLDRGHLVRRRDPGWGENAADAMTATFFYPNSAPQAAGFNQSKELWLGLEDHVLGYAETTDQRISVFTAPVLGDDDPPYRGIRIPLRFWKIAAWVGRSGLDTAGFVLDQRELVDTRDGLLAAPPLGAFRTFQVPVADIAAMTGVDLDVLSDADVLSTPAARDEGWRMLQTPADVVLSRSG, encoded by the coding sequence ATGGCCGACGGATACGATCCCGACTTCCTCACGGTGAGGGTGCCGCTTCCGGCATCCGCCCTCGAGGCGCACGAGCTGACCTACCCGCACTTCTCGGTGCTGCTCGCTGCCGAGCGCCGGCTCGCCACCGTGACCGCCGTGAACATCGACGGCGCGCTGCTGCGCGACCTGCCGCGATCGGGTGACTGGCGGCTGGATCCGCGCGTACCGGAGAGCGCCCAGACCGGCCCTGAGGTGTACGCCCGCAACGACCTCGACCGTGGGCACCTCGTGCGGCGCCGCGATCCCGGCTGGGGCGAGAACGCGGCGGATGCGATGACGGCCACCTTCTTCTACCCCAACTCCGCCCCGCAGGCGGCCGGGTTCAATCAGTCGAAGGAGCTGTGGCTGGGCCTTGAGGACCACGTGCTCGGCTATGCCGAGACGACCGATCAGCGCATCTCGGTCTTCACGGCGCCGGTGCTCGGTGACGATGACCCGCCGTACCGCGGCATCCGGATCCCGCTGCGGTTCTGGAAGATCGCCGCCTGGGTCGGCCGGAGCGGCCTGGACACGGCCGGTTTCGTGCTCGACCAGCGTGAGCTCGTCGACACCCGCGACGGGCTGCTCGCCGCGCCGCCGCTCGGCGCGTTCCGCACGTTCCAGGTGCCGGTCGCCGACATCGCCGCGATGACCGGCGTCGACCTCGACGTCCTGTCCGACGCAGACGTGCTCTCGACTCCCGCCGCGCGCGATGAGGGGTGGCGGATGCTGCAGACGCCAGCCGACGTCGTGCTCAGCCGGTCGGGCTGA
- a CDS encoding TetR/AcrR family transcriptional regulator — protein sequence MARPRSEHARQAVLASMRAALSGSGYAAVTIEGLALEAGVAKQTIYRWWPSKAAILGEALLEGSLPAVELPVTDDLRADLRSVLSSHGDEAVALARALIAVTATDPELGQKLNARLAAPLREWTAARLAAAVQAGEVRADVDAAVVADQLIALGSYAALVGGPMEAQRVDAVVDVIVRGIGRGDSTL from the coding sequence GTGGCCAGACCCCGAAGTGAACATGCCCGCCAGGCGGTGCTGGCGTCTATGCGTGCTGCTCTGTCGGGTTCCGGGTACGCCGCGGTGACGATCGAGGGGCTCGCTCTCGAGGCGGGCGTCGCCAAGCAGACGATCTACCGGTGGTGGCCGTCGAAGGCGGCGATCCTCGGCGAGGCGCTGCTCGAAGGATCGCTGCCCGCCGTCGAACTTCCCGTGACCGACGACCTCCGTGCCGACCTGCGCTCGGTGCTCTCATCGCACGGAGACGAGGCCGTCGCACTGGCGCGCGCCCTCATCGCCGTCACGGCGACCGACCCCGAGCTGGGCCAGAAGCTGAACGCGCGCCTGGCGGCCCCGCTGCGGGAGTGGACTGCGGCGAGGTTGGCCGCGGCCGTGCAGGCGGGCGAGGTGCGAGCCGACGTCGATGCCGCCGTCGTGGCGGATCAGCTGATCGCCCTTGGGTCGTACGCGGCTCTCGTCGGTGGACCGATGGAGGCCCAGCGGGTGGATGCCGTGGTCGACGTCATCGTCCGGGGGATCGGACGCGGCGACTCGACGCTCTGA